One genomic segment of Acomys russatus chromosome 6, mAcoRus1.1, whole genome shotgun sequence includes these proteins:
- the LOC127191148 gene encoding myeloid cell nuclear differentiation antigen-like protein produces MASEYKKIVLLQGLESIEDYQFRTIKSLLRKELKLTKKMQDEYDRIQMADLMEDKFPKDAGLDKLIDVCKDIEGLEDLAENLKTEKAKVKKRKKGEGKTTVKKRKQREPSSSQSLSTNNESSESKPSSTKKRKQPTKAEGGKKRMLTQEQTGLPEPSGTNIQNDESCLQTPHKPPPTPSSSSSKKVPLFYSQCLPFSKHTTGLTTTLEKLLTNPLKQKNTVTKKHSITKTEVCQEKHQFLEFSATSHTSAVSQHQTLQGCSAIGSSSHQMPQTPLKAHLSLKMPQGSPAPPCQKFSVSPTSNSNVHMNSLAPPAPFSVVLDPHLLSATASNNVWVPLVPSETVSSSLSPRLMSPGTEPSSVQDVHLPTAAAFGSTEDLHSLLTMSRSVQTTSVPTATPTSKARLVKPPPATASSYAQVPHALPATVSRSISATQVPQRAASSIVPSLKSATVKASGNSQTPQVSSPAVAISFQASPASPPSTCSSLSGLRVPMPIATSRIQTTQMHLGTAPSCLQALHATPPTVSRSVCNTQVPQGAASSTGQALPCPRRKASRSAQAPRVPSATTSSRLLAPCAFPPTSSGNLLAPQLSPATAFSALQASTVPPATARSSPSRMPRKGIIPKEPSREEGHQKGPKQVMVLKVTEPFIYDMREDKRMFHATVATETEFFRVKVFETALKTKFIPRKIIAISDCFGCNGFLEIYRESCVSDVNVSHVMVISNTLRQRANATPKISHLFTQEKGTFVNGEFAVTKKYERDQFIFYGIEDDSGKMEVVVYGRLTSIKCEPGNKLRLACFELTPSEGDVWQLRSARYSYMKVYMLRNAILPINHVF; encoded by the exons ATGGCAAGTGAATACAAGAAAATTGTTCTTCTGCAAGGATTAGAGAGCATCGAAGACTACCAGTTTAGGACAATCAAGTCCTTACTAAGAAAAGAActaaaactaactaaaaaaatgCAAGATGAGTACGACAGGATCCAGATGGCTGACCTGATGGAGGACAAGTTCCCAAAGGACGCTGGACTAGACAAGCTGATAGACGTGTGCAAAGACATTGAAGGACTTGAAGACCTTGCAGAAAACCTTAAAACAGAGAAGGCAAAAG TGAAAAAGcgaaagaaaggagaaggtaaaactacagtgaaaaaaagaaagcaaagggaacCAAGTAGTTCCCAATCTCTTTCCACCAACAATGAGTCAAGCGAGAGTAAACCCTCTTCAACG aaaaagagaaaacaacccaCAAAAGCTGAAGGTGGAAAGAAAAGGATGCTTACCCAGGAACAGACTGGGCTTCCAGAGCCTTCAGGAACCAACATACAAAATGATGAAAGTTGTCTCCAGACTCCTCATAAGCCTCCACCAACACCATCCAGCAGTTCCTCAAAGAAGGTACCACTTTTCTATTCCCAATGCTTACCCTTTTCAAAGCATACCACTGGGCTCACCACAACCTTGGAAAAACTCCTCACAAATCCCCTA aaacaaaaaaacacagtCACCAAAAAACATAGTATCACAAAGACAGAGGTTTGCCAGGAAAAGCATCAGTTTCTAGAATTTTCAGCAACCAGCCACACCTCAGCTGTGAGTCAACACCAGACTCTACAGGGGTGTTCAGCAATTGGTTCCAGCAGTCATCAGATGCCTCAGACACCTCTAAAAGCACACTTGTCTTTAAAGATGCCTCAGGGCTCTCCAGCACCACCTTGCCAGAAATTTTCAGTGTCTCCAACATCAAACTCCAACGTCCATATGAACTCTCTTGCGCCTCCTGCACCATTCAGTGTGGTCCTGGATCCTCATCTACTTTCAGCAACAGCATCCAATAATGTCTGGGTCCCTCTCGTGCCTTCAGAAACAGTGTCCAGCTCTCTCAGCCCTCGCCTGATGTCTCCAGGAACAGAGCCCAGCAGTGTCCAGGACGTTCACCTACCTACAGCAGCAGCGTTCGGTAGCACAGAGGATCTTCACAGTCTACTAACTATGTCCAGAAGTGTCCAAACCACTAGCGTGCCTACAGCAACTCCGACAAGCAAAGCCCGGCTTGTAAAGCCGCCTCCAGCAACAGCATCCAGCTACGCTCAGGTCCCTCATGCTCTTCCCGCTACAGTGTCTAGGAGCATCTCCGCCACTCAGGTGCCTCAAAGAGCAGCATCCAGTATAGTTCCGTCTCTTAAATCTGCTACCGTAAAGGCATCTGGGAATTCCCAGACCCCTCAAGTGTCTTCACCAGCAGTAGCTATTAGTTTCCAGGCTTCTCCAGCATCTCCACCATCAACATGCAGCAGTCTTTCAGGCCTTCGGGTACCTATGCCAATAGCGACAAGCAGAATCCAGACCACTCAAATGCATCTAGGAACGGCTCCCAGCTGCCTCCAGGCTCTTCACGCTACTCCGCCAACTGTGTCCAGAAGTGTGTGCAACACTCAAGTGCCTCAAGGAGCAGCATCCAGTACCGGGCAGGCCCTTCCCTGTCCTAGACGAAAAGCATCCAGGAGTGCCCAGGCACCTCGGGTGCCTTCAGCAACAACATCCAGCAGACTGCTGGCCCCGTGTGCATTTCCACCAACATCGTCCGGAAATCTCCTGGCTCCACAGCTGTCCCCAGCAACAGCATTCAGTGCTCTCCAGGCCTCTACAGTGCCTCCAGCAACAGCACGCAGCAGTCCATCCAGG ATGCCAAGGAAAGGGATTATACCAAAGGAGCCTTCCAGGGAGGAAGGTCACCAAAAAGGACCCAAACAAGTGATGGTGTTGAAAGTAACAGAACCATTTATTTACGATATGAGAGAAGACAAAAGGATGTTCCATGCTACAGTAGCTACTGAGACCGAATTCTTCAGAGTGAAGGTTTTTGAAACAGCCCTAAAGACCAAGTTCATCCCCAGAAAGATCATTGCCATATCAGATTGTTTTGGGTGCAATGGGTTTCTGGAGATATACAGAGAATCCTGTGTGTCTGATGTGAATGTTAGCCATGTTATGGTTATCTCAAATACCCTGAGGCAAAGAGCCAATGCAACTCCAAAAATTTCTCATCTTTTCACACAAGAAAAGGGGACATTTGTGAATGGAGAGTTTGCAGTAACTAAG